In Triplophysa rosa unplaced genomic scaffold, Trosa_1v2 scaffold207_ERROPOS546186, whole genome shotgun sequence, the sequence AGACAACATATGTTAAGTCACATGTCACAAATGAACAGCCACACACTCAAAACTTTCATTATTTCAAAACGTTTACTTAAATAAACAGcgcacacaataaaaaaaatgcattgtaaacaagtgacattttatcacagGTCAGGATCAACCCGACTAGAACAATAATTTATAAGTTGAGAAATGGTTGAACAACACGACAATATCAGATGCGTTTACATGGTCAAACATGAATATTGATCGTTATTGTTGACGAAGCGACCGGCCTTTCCATCGAGTCCTCGAACGCGGCTCCGGGGAGCGCAGAGTCCGTTCTGGTGTCCGATCTCTCCTGATCTGGACGAGGGTTCGAGGCGAGCTGAACGGTGTCCAGAAACACCAGTTCACACCTCGTCTGAGTGCTTGTGAACTCCCAGTGTCATTCGGTCGTCGTAGAACACAAACGGTGTCATTTTGCAGTGAACGCTTAAAACGCCTCCATCTTACTGGTGAGCATGAGCTGACAGCCGCTGTTCATGTGTCTCAGGACCTTCTGCTTGAGTTGGGCGACCTGTTCCCGCAGTACCGACGCCGTGTTGGACAGCCCGGCGTTGTCGGACTTGAGACCCTTCACTTTGTCCTCGAGCCGGGCGATGCGCTCCAGCTTGCGCTTGCGGCACTTGGTGGCGGCCAGTCGGTTGCGGAGCTTCTTGCGTTCCGCCTTAATGCGCTCCTGGCTCTCCATGTTGATCGGGGACATGGGTGGCGATCCGTCGCTGCTGTGCATGTCCGGAACGGTCTGCGGTTCCTCCTTTAACGCCACGAAGCGCTGCGGGTGGATGGCGGAGGGATGGAAGCCGTGCGCGCTTTCCGGGTGTTGGTTCTGGTGCGCGTGCGGCGGCAGGTAGTTGATGGTGGCGGACGGGTGGCTGGGCGCTGGGCAGTACGCGTTCAACGTCGTGTAAATGGGAGGCTCTGACTGCAGGGAGGAGCCGAAGACGGACGCAGTCGTGGAGCACGTCGTCACGCCACCCGCTCCAATCGACACGTTGGGCGGAGGCATCTGGTTCATCTTGTGCAACGCATCCAACGCCTCGACGAAACCTTCCGCGAAGCCCTCCTGCTCGTCGGTGAAGCCCCGGCC encodes:
- the junbb gene encoding junB proto-oncogene, AP-1 transcription factor subunit b produces the protein MCAKMEQPFYHDDSFLLGYGHSDASLHDFKLHKQMHLNLSEPYRNLKSDLYQTTSSDVGSLKLASPELERLIIQNSNGVLTTPTPGQYLYGRGFTDEQEGFAEGFVEALDALHKMNQMPPPNVSIGAGGVTTCSTTASVFGSSLQSEPPIYTTLNAYCPAPSHPSATINYLPPHAHQNQHPESAHGFHPSAIHPQRFVALKEEPQTVPDMHSSDGSPPMSPINMESQERIKAERKKLRNRLAATKCRKRKLERIARLEDKVKGLKSDNAGLSNTASVLREQVAQLKQKVLRHMNSGCQLMLTSKMEAF